The following proteins are co-located in the Gorilla gorilla gorilla isolate KB3781 chromosome 18, NHGRI_mGorGor1-v2.1_pri, whole genome shotgun sequence genome:
- the LOC109023602 gene encoding uncharacterized protein: MPVHPAWLGSACLPHASHGPAPQSSVGGLLVSVKSPPGDVHAARACAPGRHSGEGPPQGNLSPSCPAEAGHGCASTERQVGVSGAGSSPPGPAPCVKCSAWVGTCFPLSLLQAAGGPTGSPNGFCPEPWAPDHAPTLHGLNKSLRQGPRSGGAQRKPRAHTGEGVSGLNLTQPRLSSSLRISWHLLACVATQVGCARRLREKTLGEDYVSAFLPSTGPSWAH, from the coding sequence ATGCCTGTCCACCCGGCATGGCTAGGTAGTGCCTGCCTCCCCCACGCCAGCCACGGGCCGGCTCCCCAGTCCTCTGTGGGAGGGTTGCTGGTCTCTGTTAAAAGCCCCCCGGGTGACGTGCATGCCGCCAGGGCCTGTGCCCCCGGGAGACACTCTGGGGAGGGGCCACCACAAGGAAACCTCAGTCCAAGCTGTCCAGCGGAGGCTGGGCATGGCTGTGCCAGCACAGAAAGGCAGGTAGGGGTCTCCGGGGCAGGCAGCTCTCCCCCTGGCCCAGCCCCCTGTGTGAAGTGCTCAGCCTGGGTAGGAACGTgcttcccactcagcctcctccaAGCCGCTGGAGGTCCCACTGGTTCCCCAAATGGCTTCTGTCCTGAGCCGTGGGCTCCTGACCACGCACCTACCTTGCACGGTCTGAACAAGAGTCTGCGCCAGGGACCCCGCTCAGGAGGGGCACAGAGGAAGCCAAGGGCCCACACAGGTGAGGGGGTCTCGGGTCTGAACCTCACCCAGCCCAGGCTCAGCAGCAGCCTCAGAATTTCCTGGCATCTACTTGCCTGTGTTGCAACCCAAGTGGGGTGTGCACGCCGCCTGAGAGAGAAAACACTCGGGGAGGATTATGTAAGCGCTTTCCTCCCCAGCACAGGGCCGTCTTGGGCGCATTGA